A stretch of the Ptychodera flava strain L36383 chromosome 18, AS_Pfla_20210202, whole genome shotgun sequence genome encodes the following:
- the LOC139117454 gene encoding uncharacterized protein isoform X1 produces MAAKYDGTYGKCAHSPLTEENQQRPWLQKGSPAHVALKGIVEDKRFLRTFSYYVNFRHSGFVESFHSHLLMYAPKRHAYTYVAYKARIQLAAIDFNKHTNRKQALDKEGKPRFEVKYSKQSKRFYPTAKLEPKKYEYIGELQRQIFQSRQNDYGHMSWHVSLDENDPRRIHSTRHLVTRPSLSQVTAQYQSRFATSQSHELTGSSNQ; encoded by the exons ATGGCTGCTAAATATGATGGAACTTATGGCAAATGTGCACATTCACCATTGACAGAGGAGAATCAGCAAAGACCATGGCTACAGAAAGGGTCACCTGCTCACGTGGCACTCAAAGGGATTGTTGAAGATAAAAGATTCCTGAGAACATTCAGCTACTATGTAAATTTCAG ACACAGTGGCTTTGTAGAGTCTTTCCACAGTCACCTTTTGATGTATGCCCCAAAGAGACATGCATACAC ATATGTTGCCTATAAAGCAAGAATTCAGTTGGCTGCCATAGATTTTAATAAACATACTAATCGGAAGCAAGCTCTGGACAAAGAAGGGAAACCAAG GTTTGAAGTCAAATACTCTAAGCAGTCCAAGAGGTTTTATCCTACTGCCAAACTAGAGCCCAAGAAGTATGAATACATTGGTGAGCTGCAAAGGCAGATCTTCCAGTCTCGGCAAAATGACTATGGCCATATGTCCTGGCATGTGTCCTTGGATGAGAATGATCCCAGGCGAATCCATAGCACTAGACATTTGGTGACAAGGCCTAGTTTAAGTCAAGTTACAGCACAGTATCAGAGTAGATTTGCCACATCACAGTCTCATGAACTTACTGGTAGTTCTAATCAATGA
- the LOC139117456 gene encoding uncharacterized protein translates to MCSRKRGRGACPCKAIDEYCNNGCTCGRRRPCVNIEPESSSSEEDENTVQPEQSNIRKRRRVAYQPEQLSQVLDCMDEQDRHSAHERNVQQYIQNLTRERLEEVTMELIRRQPDAWADFVLDRTDQGFNQFHQQPSLIQNLMT, encoded by the exons ATGTGCTCAAGGAAACGTGGCCGTGGTGCATGCCCGTGCAAGGCCATAGACGAGTATTGCAATAATGGATGCACCTGTGGCAGACGACGTCCTTGTGTGAATATAGAACCG GAGTCGTCATCATCTGAGGAAGATGAGAATACTGTACAACCTGAACAGTCAAACATTAGGAAAAGACGACGTGTTGCTTACCAGCCTGAACAGCTATCACAGGTGCTAGATTGCATGGATGAACAGGACAGGCACAGTGCTCATGAAAGAAATGTACAG CAATATATACAGAATTTAACAAGAGAAAGACTGGAAGAAGTGACCATGGAATTGATCAGAAGGCAACCGGATGCATGGGCAGACTTTGTCTTGGATAGAACCGATCAAGGCTTCAATCAGTTTCATCAGCAGCCATCCCTGATCCAAAACCTGATGACATAG
- the LOC139117454 gene encoding uncharacterized protein isoform X2, with protein sequence MAAKYDGTYGKCAHSPLTEENQQRPWLQKGSPAHVALKGIVEDKRFLRTFSYYVNFRHSGFVESFHSHLLMYAPKRHAYTFEVKYSKQSKRFYPTAKLEPKKYEYIGELQRQIFQSRQNDYGHMSWHVSLDENDPRRIHSTRHLVTRPSLSQVTAQYQSRFATSQSHELTGSSNQ encoded by the exons ATGGCTGCTAAATATGATGGAACTTATGGCAAATGTGCACATTCACCATTGACAGAGGAGAATCAGCAAAGACCATGGCTACAGAAAGGGTCACCTGCTCACGTGGCACTCAAAGGGATTGTTGAAGATAAAAGATTCCTGAGAACATTCAGCTACTATGTAAATTTCAG ACACAGTGGCTTTGTAGAGTCTTTCCACAGTCACCTTTTGATGTATGCCCCAAAGAGACATGCATACAC GTTTGAAGTCAAATACTCTAAGCAGTCCAAGAGGTTTTATCCTACTGCCAAACTAGAGCCCAAGAAGTATGAATACATTGGTGAGCTGCAAAGGCAGATCTTCCAGTCTCGGCAAAATGACTATGGCCATATGTCCTGGCATGTGTCCTTGGATGAGAATGATCCCAGGCGAATCCATAGCACTAGACATTTGGTGACAAGGCCTAGTTTAAGTCAAGTTACAGCACAGTATCAGAGTAGATTTGCCACATCACAGTCTCATGAACTTACTGGTAGTTCTAATCAATGA